A stretch of Camelina sativa cultivar DH55 chromosome 18, Cs, whole genome shotgun sequence DNA encodes these proteins:
- the LOC109124715 gene encoding 14-3-3-like protein GF14 kappa, with product MATSLSRDQYVYMAKLAEQAERYEKMVQFMEQLVSGATPAGELTVEERNLLSVAYKNVIGSLRAAWRIVSSIEQKEESRKNEEHVSLVKDYRSKVETELSSICSGILRLLDSHLVPSATTSESKVFYLKMKGDYHRYLAEFKSGDERKTAAEDTMISYKAAQDVAIADLAPTHPIRLGLALNFSVFYYEILNSSEKACSMAKQAFEEAIAELDTLGEESYKDSTLIMQLLRDNLTLWTSDMQEQMDDA from the exons ATGGCGACATCGTTAAGCAGAGATCAATACGTGTACATGGCGAAGCTTGCTGAGCAAGCCGAGCGTTACGAAAAGATGGTTCAGTTCATGGAACAGCTCGTAAGTGGGGCGACACCAGCCGGTGAACTCACCGTTGAAGAGAGGAACCTTCTCTCCGTCGCGTATAAGAACGTGATTGGATCTCTCCGTGCCGCGTGGAGAATCGTGTCTTCGATCGAGCAGAAGGAAGAGAGCAGGAAGAACGAAGAACACGTGTCGCTAGTCAAGGATTACAGATCTAAGGTTGAGACTGAGCTTTCTTCGATCTGTTCAGGAATCCTCAGGTTGCTTGATTCGCATCTCGTTCCTTCTGCTACTACTAGTGAGTCTAAGGTCTTTTACCTCAAGATGAAAGGAGATTACCATCGTTATCTCGCCGAGTTCAAATCTGGTGATGAGAGGAAGACTGCTGCTGAAGATACTATGATCTCTTACAAAGCTGCTCAG gacGTTGCAATTGCTGATTTAGCACCTACACATCCGATCAGGCTGGGTCTGGCTCTCAATTTCTCAGTGTTTTACTACGAGATTCTCAACTCTTCTGAGAAAGCTTGTAGCATGGCCAAACAG GCTTTTGAAGAAGCCATTGCTGAGCTGGACACATTGGGAGAGGAGTCATACAAAGACAGTACTCTCATCATGCAGTTGCTTAGGGACAATCTAACCCTTTGGACCTCCGATATGCAG GAGCAGATGGATGACGCCTGA